TGGCCGATGATAGCCGTGACGTCGGCGACCTCCGGGATCTCGGTCCCGTCGACCGTGCTGTCGGAGCCGTTCGGCACGCGGGCCGTGACCACGCCGGAGTCGTCCGAGTCGTCGGAGACTGTGTAGGTCGTGGCCGCGGAGAACGTGCCGGTCTCCGCGAACGAGACGTTCCGGACCGTGACGAGCTCGCCCTCGTAGGCCTCGCCATTCTCGGCGAGCTCGGCGAGCGTGACCACCTGCGGCTCCGGCGCGTCGGTCGTGCCGAGGACGTCGTAGCTCTCGAGGTCGCTGCCGTTGATTTGGAGGAGGCCCCGGAACTCGGACAGCGTGCCCGTCAGGCGGATCTGCGTGCCCGGCGCGACGGCGCCGCTAGCGACGGCGTCGAACAGCGGGCCCGAGGTCTGGCGGATCGCGAGGCCGCCCGTCTCGTCCTGGACGTAGAGGAACGCGCCGGCGGCGCGCGACACGACGCCCTCGATGGTCACCGACTCCCCGACGCCCGCGGCGCGGGCGTCCGCGACGGTCGCCGTCTGGGGCGCGTCGTCGACGGTGACCGTCAGGATGTTCGGGGACCCGGTCACGGCGTCGCCGCTCGTCACGGCGAGGCGGAACGTGGCCGTCTCCGGGCCCTCAACGAGGTCGTCATCGGCGAAGACGAACGTGACCTCGGCCATGTTGTCCCGTGCGCGCTGACCCGGGAACGTCGCGGACGCGACCGAGGCGCTCGCGAAGTCCGCCGTGGTGGCGGAGCTGGCCCCGCCGACGAAGCTCACGAGGACGGTGACGGGGCCCGACGGCTCGTTCTCGTTGTAGTCGAGCTCGAGGGCCACCGTGAGGGTGTCGCCCTCGCGGACCATCCGGGTCTCGTCGGCGAACGAGACCTCGACCGGATCGGGATCCGGCGGCGCCGGCGACTCGAACGTCTGGCCCGTGTTGACCGCGCCCAACGTCGCGGCCATCGGGCTGGCCCACGTGAACCCGTCATAGGTGGCGCTCGTCCCGGTCAGCTGGAGCGAGAATCCGACCGGCGTATCGCCGGCCTCGGAGACGCCGATGTCGTCGCTGGTCTCGCCGTTGGCCGGGCCGTTGGTGGCCGTGAACGACCCCTCGTAGGAGAGGAACTGGAGGACGTCCCCCTCGGTCGTGCTGAGGGCGATCCCGTCGGGCGAGCCGTTCTGGATGCCGTTGGACGGGAAGGAGTAGGTGTAGAGCGTGTAGCCGTTCTGGCTCGCACCGACCGTGAGATCGGCGCCGCTGACCGTGTTGTACGACGCGCCACCGCTGCCGTTGTAGAGCGTGATGACGACGTCCTCGACGTCGAGGATGCCGTCCGCGACGGCGATCTCGACGAACTCGCCGGTGTCACCGCCGTCGTTGTCGTAGTGGAACTCGTTGAGGAACGCACTCTGCGCGAGAGCCGACGGGGCGGCGATCAGCGCGGCGAGCGTGAAGAAGAGAGAGAAGCGAAGTCGCATCTGGGAGGGCTGGGATGGGGAAGGGAGTCCGAACGGACGTCGCGGGCGGAGGGTCCGCGGCGCTCGAAGGGAAACAATCGGATGATCTGCGAGGCCCCGTCCGCGTCGCGGAACGGCCTCCCGACGAACGTAGCCGGGCCTGCCGGGGCGGGCCAGGGGCAATCCGTCGGCACTCCTCAGAATACGTCGCGCGAGGGATCCGGTCCCCTGGCATGGCACAGGGGGCCGATCTCCAGTAAAACCAGCGGGGCACGACCCTACAGCAGCGGGGCGGAGCCCGAAGGCCCCGCCCCGCTGAGGCGTCACCGAGGTGGACGCGCTAGCGCACGATCGTGACCGTCCGGCTGACCATCACGTCCTCGCCCTGGAGCCGGAGGACGTAGACGCCCGAAGCCAGCCCGGCCGCGTCGAGGCGGACCGACCGCTCCTGCGGGCCGGCCGGGCCGTCGGCCACGACGGCGACCTGGCGGCCGAGCATGTCGAACAGGGCGACCGACACGTCGCCCGCCGTCTCCAGCGAGTACCGGACCGTCGCGCCCGTCCGGATCGGGTTCGCCACCGACAGCGTCGCCACGGGCTCCTCGACGGGCGCGTCGACGGCCGTGTCCATGTCGCGGATCGAGAGGTTGTCGATGTAGACGGGGTTGCCGACGTTCCCGGCGTACGAGAAGTGGATCGGCGCGCGGATCACGGTCTCCTGGTCGGTCACCGTGAACTCGAACGTGAACTCCTGCCACTCCGTCGTCAGCGTCTGGTCCCCGAGGCGGGCGTACTCCGAGAACGCCTGATTCCCGACCGTGAAGCTGGCGGTCCCGCCGCCGTTCTCGGACCGGGCCCAGACCGAGTACGTGTACGTCGCGCCCGGCGTCACGGCCAGGTCCGTCGCGACGGCCTCGATGTCGTACGCGTTGGCCCCCGTCGCGGCGACCGTCACGCGGAGCGACTGGTCCCCGTCCTGGGCCGCGTCGTCAACGACGGCGAACTCGGCCGGCGTCGCGACGCCCGCGGCGTTCCGGACACCCCACCCCGGGATCTCGGCCCCGGTGTAGACGCCGGGCGCGCCGTCCTCGAAGCTCCCGTTCGTCACGACGTTCTCCCCGTTGCCGCCGCCACCGCCGACCGGCGTGAGCGTGAGCGTGTCGAAGTAGTTGTACCCGTAGCAGCGCGAGATGACGAACTCGAACGCGCCGTCGTCGCCGACCGTGACCACGTCCGTCTCCGGGCTCGTGATCTCGATGTCGGTGAACGTCGCCACGCCGGCCGGCAGCGCGAAGCCGAGGCCGTCGTCGTCGCCACAGTCGACGGCGTCGCCGTAGCGGACGCCGTTGGCCGTGATCCGGTCGAAGCGGAAGCCGTCGGCGTTCCCGTCGAAGGGGGCCGCGTAGCTCAGCGTCGCCGTGTACTCGCCGGCGGGGAGGTCGTCGGCCGTCACGCGGACCGAGCCCTCCTGGGTGTAGATGAAGCCGTCGCCCGAGAACGGGCCGCTCACGTTGCCGTCGAGCTCCGTGAGGACCTGGACCTCGGCGACGTTCTCACCCTCGAGGAAGAACGAGGCGTCCTCGAGTTCGAACACGTAGCTCCCGTCGACCTCGGTGTAGGGCGTCGTGTCGTCGCCGCCGCCTCCGGGGCCGGCGAGCGAGAGGTCGTCGATGTAGACCGCGTTGCCGATGTTCACGTCGTAGCCGAACGCCAGGCCGACGTTGACCGACTCCAGTCCCTCCGGGACCGTGAACGTGATCTCATACTCCGTCCACTCCGCCGACAGCGTGGCCCCGTAGAACGGGGTCCCGAGCGCCGAGAAGTCCGACGGGTTCTGGACCGCGAACTGCATCTGGCCCCCGGCCGTCGTCGACTTCGCCCACACCGAGGCCGTGTACTCCGTCCCGGGCTCGACCTCGGGCTGGGCCACGAACTGGAAGTTGTAGGCGTTCGCCGCCCCGCCGGTGTAGTCAGCCCGGAGCGACTGGTCGCCCGTGTGGGCCTCGGTATCGACGATGGTGAACGTGCCGTTGTTGGCCTCGATGAACCCGGAGTCGAGCGTGAGCGCCGACCCAGGCTCAGGCGCCTCGAAGTCACCGAACGCGAGCAGGTTGGCACCGCCACCGCCACCGACGGAGCCCGCGTCGAGGTCCGCGACGGTATATGCCTCACCGCTCAGGCCGAAGGCGATCTTGTCGAACCACAGGCCGTCCTCACGGCCGCCGATCTGGATCGTCTGCGTGAGGTCGCCGGCCGCGACCGTGATGTAGTCGTCGGCCGGGTTGTTCGGGAAGGCGCTGGCGCGGACCCACTTCCAGACCCCCGCGCCGAGCGTGCCCGCGCCCGCGACGACGTCGCCGGGGGCGGAGAAGCCGCCGGCCGCGAGGCCGTTCACGACCACCCAGCCGGCCGCCGCCGTCGGGTCCTGCATGCCCGGCCCGCTGGCCAGGAGGAAGCTGTCGTCGTTGAACGCGCCCGCGCCGACGTAGACCCGAACGAACGCGGTGTACGTCCCGGGCGCCGGGAACGTCACGTCGTAGGACGCGACGCGGGCGGCCGTCTGCGGGATGGCCGGGTCCGGGTTGGCGCCGGCCGAGAAGTCGGTCGTGACGAACGCGTAGTCGACGTCGCCATCCGAGGCCGTATCCCACTCGGCGCCGAGGTCGCCGTCCTCGGCCTCGACGACGACGAGCGGGAAGCCGCCGGCCGGCGGCGCGTCCGAGATTGTGACCTCGATCACATTGGGGGCCTCCACGACGGCCGTGCCGCTCACCGCCGACAGGCGGAAGACGGCGGTCTCGTTGCCCTCCTCGACCCCGTCGTCGGCGACTGTGAACTCGACCACCTGGACCTCGCTGTCCCGCTCACCGTCGAACGTCACCGCCGCGATCGTCGTCTCGAAGTCGGCGACGTCGGCCGTGCCCGCGCCTCCCACGAGGCTCACGCGAACCGTGCTCGGCGAGTCGTCCGTGCGCCGGATGACGAGGGGGATCTGGACGGTGTTGCCCTCGACGACCGAGAACGCCGTGCTCTCGAACGAGATGGCCGGCGGCGGCGGGACCTCCGGCGGCACCGGCGCGAGCACGAGGTTGTCGATCCAAACCGCGCTCCCGGCGTTGTTGGGGAAGGCGAACTGGGCCCCGATGTTCAGCGACGTGCCCACGGGCGACGTCACCGGGAACGCGATCTGCTGCCAGTCGCTCGTCAGCGTCACCGAGCCGGACGAGCCGTACGAGACGTAGCCCGCGTTCGGGTCTTGGACGTTGACGTTCACGTTCGGCCCGGCCGACGCGTTCGTCCGCGCCCAGAACGAGAGGATGTACTCCTCGTTCGCCTCGAGCGCGACCTGGGGGACGAACTGCATCTGGAACGAGTTCGTCGCGCTCCCATCGTAGTTGGCACGGAGCGACTGCCCCCCCTCATATGCGACGGACCCGTCGATGACGAACGTCGAGGTGCCCGTGACCTGGCGGAAGTAGTTCGTCCCGTTGACCGTCCCGCCGCCGGGAAGCGTCCCGGGGCTGAAGGCTTCGAAGTCCCCGAGCGCGAGAACGTCGCCCTCTGTCGGCGGCGGCGGCACGGCGGCCACCAGCGACAGGGCGTCGACGTACACCGGCTCGCCCACGTTTTGCGCGAAGCCGTACTGGGTCACCACGTTGACCGTCGAGTACGACGCGTCCGAGGGGACCGTGAACGTGAACCCGAACTCCTGCCACGCCCCCGTGATCGCCGTCCCGTAGTTGACGGTGGACGGCGTGACCGGGGCGTACCCCGGTGTGAGGACTCCGAACGCGAGCCGCCCGTCCCCGTCGCCTCCGCCCGTCCGGGCCCAGACCGAGAACGTGTACTCCTCGCCGGGCGTGACCGGGATCCCCGTGCCGACGCCCTGGACGTCGTAGAAGTTGGTCGCGCCGCCGCCGTAGTTGACCCGGACCGACTGGTCGCCTTCGTACGCCACCACGTCGTCGATGGTGAACGTCGTGTTCGGGCCCTGGGTGAAGCCGGGCGAGAAGATCCCGGTCTGGGTGCCCGGGGCGGGGCCCTCGAAGTCACCGAACGTGACCAGGTTGGTCTGAGCCAACGCCGGGGTGGCGAGCAAGAAGCCCAGAATGGTCAGAACGACGGCTCGGAGTGTCTGTGTAGCGTGTCGCATGTGTGAGCGGGGGAAGGATGGGGAGCGTCCGCCAGGGCCGGGGGGAGCCCGAGGCGGGGCCACCGAATGTAGAGGCAGGATGAACCAATTGGAAGGGGTTCCATGCTGACTTGGTGATTTGATGAGTTTCCCGACTCCGCCACCTCTGGCCCCTGACCCTCTTTGCCGAGCCCCCAGGAGACTCATCCGGCGACCGCCCCCCCAGATGGCAGTCCCTGAAAAACGACGGCGGGGCGGAGCCCGAAGGCCCCGCCCCGCAGACCGGACTCGGTCGGGACGGTTAACGGAGGACGGTCACCGTCCGGGTCCGTGTGGCCCCGTCGACGTCGAGACGGAGGACGTAGACGCCCGCGGCGAGGCCGGCGGTGTCGAGCGTGGCCGTCTGCGCGCCGGCGCCGAGCGGGCCGGCGGCCAGCGTCTGGACACGGCGGCCGAGCACGTCGAAGAGCGCGAGCGTGGCCTGGCCCGGGGCGCCGGCCCCGAACTGGACCGCTGTCTGCCCGCGGACCGGGTTCTCGACGGCCAGCGTGAGCGCCGCGGCCGGGTCCGCCTCGGTCGCCACGCCGCGCGGGGTCACGTCGTCGGCGTCGAGCAGGAGGAGCTGGTACCCGTTGACCGGCGAGTCGAAGTCGAACTGGCTGACGATGCCCGTGAGATCGGCGACCTCAGGGATGTCGGTCCCGTCGACCGACGTGTCGTCGGCGTTCGGGATCCGGAGCGTGACGGTCCCGACGGCGCCCGAGCCGTCCTCGATCTGGTAGGTCGAGGCCGCCATGAACGTCCCGTCGGGGTCGGTCCCGGCGTCGGTCCCGTCGGGGTCGATGGTCACGGCCTGGACCGTGACCAGCTCGCCCTCGTAGGTCTCGCCGTCGAGCGAGATCTCGTTGAGTGTGACGACCTGCGGCTCGGGGACGTCGGTCGTCCCGAGGATCTCAAACGAGGCGAGGTCATCCCCATTGATCTGGAGGAGGTTGGCGAACTCCGAGAGCGTGCCCGTTACGCGGAGGCGCGTGCCCGGCTCGATGGCGCCGCTGGCGACGGCGTCGGAGAAGGCGCCCTCGACCTGGCGGACCGTGAGGCCGGCGGTCTCGTCCTGGAGGTAGGTAAAGTCCCCCATCGTTCGCGTGACCGTCCCCTCGACCGTGACGGTCGCGTCGACGCCCTGGGCTCGCGCGTCGGCGATCGAGCCGGACGCCATGTCCACCGCGGTGCCGATCTGGCCTCGGATCTCGCCGCTGGGGACCTCGGCCGAGTGGACGTTGACGTAGGCGAGCCCGGCCCGGATCGAGTCGGCGAACGTCGGGCGGACCGTGAACGTGTTGGCCGAGGCCTCGAACGTCCCCCCCCGCATGTCGGCGTCGACCGCCGGGGCGAGCGCCTGGACCACCGGGCCGTTCGCCCCGGCCGCGCCCGCGTGGATGTGCGACGCCGCGTAGGCGCCGGAGAGCCCGCTGAACGACCCCGTCACGGTGACCGTGGCGCCGTCGAGGCGGACGGAGCCCGAGCCCGTCGCGTCCGTGGCGACCGGAGGGACCTCGTTGTCTCCGCTCAGCGAGAACGGCAGCGTGTGCGTCTGCGTCCCCAGTTGGCCTCGGATCTCGCCGCTGGGGACCTCGGCCGAGTGGACGTTGACGTAGGCGAGCCCGGCCCGGATCGAGTCGGCGAACGTCGGGCGGACCGTGAACGTGTTGGCCGAGGCCTCGAACGTCCCCCCCCGCATGTCGGCGTCGACCGCCGGGGCGAGCGCCTGGACCACCGGGCCGTTCGCCCCGGCCGCGCCCGCGTGGATGTGCGACGCCGCGTAGGCGCCGGACAGGCCGACGAAGCGGCCGGTGACCGTGAGCGTGGTGCCGTCGAGGACGGCGGTCACGCCGCCCTTGGCGTCGGTCTCCACGGGCGGCACCTCGTTCTGGCCCCGCAGGAGCGCGTTGAAGCTCGTGGCCCCGGAGGAGCCCACGTTGGCCGCGCCCGGGGTCGCCAGCGCGGCGACGATGGTGTCGCTGCCGTCGGGCGAGCGCTGGGTGGACTCGTTGTCCTTGTCGCCGTTCTCGTCCTCGTTGTACTGGACGGTCTGGCCCAGCGCGGCGAGGAGGTCCGGGGCGTCGTCGTCGCTCGTGTCGTATACAATCGCGTCGACGAGGTCCGTGGTCGAGGGCGCCGTCCCGTTGGGGAAGTCGGCGGCCGACCCGGTGTAGAGGGCGACGGCGTCGGCGCCGTTCTGGAGCGCCCCGCTGGAGCCCGGCTCGAACGTCTGCGTCACGTTCACGACGCCGGGGTTGCCGAGGACGTAGTACGCGCCGGGGGCCAGGGTCCCCGAGAGGTCGTACGCCCCGTACGACACGGTGCCGTTGCCGTTGAAGAACACCACGACGTAGTCGTCGAGCGCGACGGCGGCAGAGCCGGCGTTGTAGAGCTCGACGAACTCGGCCGTGTCGGAGCCGGGCGTGTCCGCGTCGACCTCGTTGATGACGACTTGGGCCGAGGCGACGCCGGAGCCGGCGAGGAGGAGCGCGAGGAGCGCGCCCAGGGAGTAGCGGATGGGCATAGGATCAGAGATGAGGTGGGATCGAGAGAGCCAGAGATGCTCAGGACGGTACGAGACGCCCAGCGGGAGGGTCCGCCTCGGCCGAGTCCCCACGGAAACATGACGCGGGTCTCGGGCGAATGCCGAGGGCCAATTCTGTGCGGAGCGCGCGCCGCATCGCAACGCCGCCCGCCCGGCGCCGTTGGTCCGGGTAGCTTTCCGCCCCGCCCGAGCCCGTCCGCATGGCCCGCCAGTTCGACGTCCCCGCCTTCTACCGGAGCCCGATCGTGACGCGGGTCAAGGCGGCCCGCCGCGCGGCCGACCCGCGCAAGAAGGACCTCGCGCCGAGCGTGCTCAACTTCGGCCCGCTCCGCGTGAAGCTGGCCCGCCACTTCGGGTTCTGCTTCGGCGTCGAGAACGCCATCGAGATCGCGTACCGGGCCCTCGACGAGCACCCCGAGGCGGCCGCGGCCGGCCGGATCCACCTCCTCTCGGAGATGATCCACAACCCGCACGTCAACGAGGACCTCCAGGCCCGCGGCGTCCGGTTCCTGCGGACGACCGCCGGCGAGCAGCTCATCCCGTTCTCCGACCTCGGCCCGGACGACCTCGTCATCGTCCCGGCCTTCGGCGCGCCGACGGAGACGCTCGCCGAGCTCACCGCGCGTGGCGTCGACGTGCAGGCCTACGACACGACGTGCCCATTCGTCGTGCGCGTGTGGAAGAAGGGAGCGCAGATCGGCCAGAAGGGGTTCACGGTCGTCGTCCACGGCAAGCGCCAGCACGAGGAGACGCGGGCCACGTTCAGCCGGGCCGCCGCGGACGCGCCCGTCGTCGTGGTGCGGGACATGGAGGGGACCGAGGCCCTCGCGGCCGTCATCGAGGGCCGCGAGGGCGCCGATTTTTTCTGGGACCGCTTCGAGGGCATGACGACGGAGGGCTTCGACCCCGGCCGCGACCTCGCCCGGATCGGCGTCGTGAACCAGACGACGATGCTGGCGACCGAGACGGCGGCCATCGCCGAGCGCCTCCGCCAGGCCGTGATCACCCGCGACGGCGACGACGCGAACGTGGCCGACACGTCCGACACGCTCTGCTACGCGACGAAGGAGAACCAGGACGCGACGGACGCCCTCATCGCCTCCGGCGCCGACCTCGCGATCGTCGTCGGCGGCTACAACTCGTCGAACACGTCGCACCTCGTCGAGCTCTGCGAGGACGCTGGCCTGCCGACCTACTTCGTCAAGGACGCCGACGAACTCGTCTCCCCCGAGCTCATCCGCCACTTCGACTGGCGGACCAAGACGATGCGCGAGACGGCCGACTGGCTGCCCGAGGCGCGCCCAGTCGAGGTCTTGCTCACGGCCGGCGCCTCGTGCCCCGACGCTCTCCTCGACGCCGTCATCCAGCGGCTGCTGGGCTGGGTCGAGGGCACGCGCCCGGTCGACGACGCGCTGGAGCCGTTCGAGGCCGAGCCGGCGTAGCCCCGCCCGCCTCGGCGCCGGCGTCAAGGAACCCGATGGGCAATGGCCTCGCGCCAGCCCCTCGCCCTGAGCGGAGCGAAGGATCCGGCCGGGGCCGAGCGTGGCCGAGATCCGAGACCCTCCACCTCAGCCCCGAGGTGGAGGGAGCCGGCGGAATCGGCTGGCCCTCTATGTTGGCGGCATGCCCCGCTCGTCGCCATGCGCGGAGCCCTGTCCGTCCTCACCGGCCTCGTCGGGCTGGCCCTCTTCATGGCCCTCCTCTGGGCCGGCTGCTCGACGTTCCTCAAGAACAACGGCGCCTACGAGCGCGGCGTCGCGACGGCACGGGCCGACCCGGTCGTGGAGAAGGCGCTCGGCGCGCCGGTCCGCGAGAGCTGGTTTCTGAACGGGAGCATCGAGGGCGACGGGATGACGACGCGCGGGTCCTGGCTCGTCCGCCTGAGCGGCGAGCGGGGCGCCGGGACGCTCCGAATCGCGGGCTACAAGGCCGACGGCGACTGGCGCGTCGTGTCGATGGCCCTCGATGCCGACGACGTCCGCTACGTGTACGTGCCCGGCGTGGGCTTCCGGGCGCCCGCCGAGGGCTCTGCTGTCGAGGGACCGCCCGACATCCTCGGCCACTGAGTCCGATCCGCTCCACGCGGAGCCGTGCGGCGTCACGGGCGTACGCGCTCCACACGACTCCACTCCCCTCTCCCCTCGAATGGACGCCCCCCTCCAGTACGCCAAGGACCACGCCGACCGCTTCGTCGAAGAGCTCAAGGCCTGGCTCCGGATCCCTTCCATCTCGACCGACCCGACGTACGCCACGCAGACCCGGAGCGCGGCCGAGTGGCTCGCCGACAACCTCCGCGACGCGGGCATGGGAGACGTCGAGGTCATGGAGACCGACGGCCACCCCGTCGTCTACGCCGAGCACCACGTCTCGGACGACGCGCCGACGGTCCTCGTCTACGGCCACTACGACGTCCAGCCGCCGGACCCGCTCGAGCTGTGGGACAACGACCCGTTCGAGCCCGTCGAGAAAGACGGCGACCTCGTCGCGCGCGGCTCGGCCGACGACAAGGGCCAGGCGTTCATGCACGTCAAGGCCGCCGAGTCGTGGCTCGCTACGGACCAGCCGCCCGTGAACCTCAAGTTCGTCATCGAGGGCGAGGAGGAGAACGGGAGCGTCCACCTCCCGGGCTTCTTGGAGGAGCACAAGGACAAGCTGGCGGCCGACGTCTGCCTCGTGAGCGACACGGCCCTCTTCGCGCCGGGCGTCCCGTCGATCGCCTACGGCCTCCGCGGCCTCGCCTACGTCGAGGTCACGCTGACGGGCCCCAAGAAGGACCTCCACTCGGGCGTCTACGGCGGCGGCGTCGAGAACCCGATCAACGCGCTCGCGGCCATGATCGCGGCCCTCCACGACGACGACCACCGCGTGACCGTCGAGGGGTTCTACGACGACGTCGTGGCGCTGAGCGACGACGAGCGCGAGGCGTACCGGGACCTACCGTTCGATGAGGCGGCCTGGAAGGACGAGGCCGGCGTGTCCGAGACGAAGACCGAGGCGGGCTACTCCGTCCTTGAGGGGACCACGGGCCGGCCGACGCTCGACTGCAACGGGATCTGGGGCGGCTACACCGGCGAGGGCGCCAAGACGGTCCTCCCGTCGAAGGCCAGCGCCAAGATCTCGTGCCGCCTCGTCCCGAACCAGACGCCGGGCGACATCACGGAGAAGCTGCGGACGCACTTCGAGGCCCACGTTCCGGACACGATGTCGCTCACGTTCCGCGACCTCCACGGGGGCCACGGCGTGCTCGTCGACCGCGAGGCGCCGGCCATGCAGGCGGCCTCGGAGGCCCTTGAGGCCGTGTTCGGGCAGACGCCGTACTTCACGCGCGAGGGCGGCTCGATCCCCGTCGTCGCCGACTTCAAGCGGATCCTCGGGCTCGACACGGTGCTGATGGGCTTCGGCCTCGACTCGGACTCGATCCACTCGCCGAACGAGCGGTTCGGGCTCGACCGGTTCCACCAGGGGATCGAGGCGTCGGTCCGGTTCATGGACGCCTACGCCCGCCAGAAGGAGGCGGCCTAGGTGCGCGCGCCGCTCGCCGCGCTGGCGGTCGCCCTCGCCGCGTGCGGGGGCGCCCCGGCTCCCGAAGCGGCCCTCCCTCCGCCCCCCGCGCTCCCCGTCGGCCTCGGCGAGCGCCTAGCCGAGGCGGGCCTCGTCGCCGAGCCCCTCGACGGCGCCGACGGCTACGGCCTCGCCGAGGTCCGGTCGGACTCCGGCTCGTTCCTGGGCCAGTGGATCGACCTGCGCCGCGTCGAGGTGCGGCAGGTGATGGGCGAGGTCGAGCCCGGCTCCGACGAGCCGTCGGCGTTCCACCCGGAGGCACCGAGCCCCCAGTTCGCGCTGGTCGACCCGGCGGCCGTGGTCGCCGAGGCGGAGGGAGACGGGGCGTTCGCCGTGCTGAATGGGGCGTTCTTCGAGACGCCCGGCGTCCCGACGTCGCAGCTGGCGTTCCCCGTCGCCCTCGGCGGCGTGGCGGTCACGGGTGGAAGCAGTCCCTACGGGCCCGGGAGGCCCGGCGCGGAGGGGGAGCGATGGGCCCGACCGCTCCGCGCGCTCGGCCTCGACACGCTCGCCAACGTCGCCGACTACGACCCAGCGACGGGCGCCCCGCTCGGGGCACCCGGGTTCGCCGACGCCGTCGTGAGCTATGCGCCCGAGGCCCACCCGGCGCGGATCGCCACGCGCTTCCACGTCCTCGGCCCGCTCGACGCCGACGGCGACGGTGCGGCCGAGACCCTCGTCATCGTCACCAGCGATGGGCGGACGCGGATCGGCGCGGCGGCCTCGGTCCTCGCCCGCCTCGGCGTCGACGCGGGCCGGATGCTGGCGCTCGACGGCGGCGCCTCGGTCCTCGTCCGGAACCGGCGCGCGGGCACGCTCCACGAACCAACGTCGGCCGGCGGGCGCTCGCCGCAGTGGCTGCCGCACTACCTCGTCGTCGCGCCCCGATAGGCAACCCGGGCGGTGAAGAGCAGATGCGCCGGCCCCCGGCGACGAACGTTAGGGAAGAGGTGGCGTTGGAGGGGCCCTTTCCCCCTGGCCCCTCCCACCATGCGCGCCCTCCCGCTGCTCCTCGCCTTCGGCTTTGCCTTCGCCGCCTGCCAGCTCGACGGCGGCGAGACGGAGCCCACGACCGACCCCGACCCGGCGCCGGCCCCCGACACCACGTCCGCCTCGGGGCGGATCTCGACCACCGGCGGCCTCGGCCTCCCG
This sequence is a window from Rubrivirga marina. Protein-coding genes within it:
- a CDS encoding CHRD domain-containing protein, with the translated sequence MPIRYSLGALLALLLAGSGVASAQVVINEVDADTPGSDTAEFVELYNAGSAAVALDDYVVVFFNGNGTVSYGAYDLSGTLAPGAYYVLGNPGVVNVTQTFEPGSSGALQNGADAVALYTGSAADFPNGTAPSTTDLVDAIVYDTSDDDAPDLLAALGQTVQYNEDENGDKDNESTQRSPDGSDTIVAALATPGAANVGSSGATSFNALLRGQNEVPPVETDAKGGVTAVLDGTTLTVTGRFVGLSGAYAASHIHAGAAGANGPVVQALAPAVDADMRGGTFEASANTFTVRPTFADSIRAGLAYVNVHSAEVPSGEIRGQLGTQTHTLPFSLSGDNEVPPVATDATGSGSVRLDGATVTVTGSFSGLSGAYAASHIHAGAAGANGPVVQALAPAVDADMRGGTFEASANTFTVRPTFADSIRAGLAYVNVHSAEVPSGEIRGQIGTAVDMASGSIADARAQGVDATVTVEGTVTRTMGDFTYLQDETAGLTVRQVEGAFSDAVASGAIEPGTRLRVTGTLSEFANLLQINGDDLASFEILGTTDVPEPQVVTLNEISLDGETYEGELVTVQAVTIDPDGTDAGTDPDGTFMAASTYQIEDGSGAVGTVTLRIPNADDTSVDGTDIPEVADLTGIVSQFDFDSPVNGYQLLLLDADDVTPRGVATEADPAAALTLAVENPVRGQTAVQFGAGAPGQATLALFDVLGRRVQTLAAGPLGAGAQTATLDTAGLAAGVYVLRLDVDGATRTRTVTVLR
- a CDS encoding carbohydrate binding domain-containing protein: MRHATQTLRAVVLTILGFLLATPALAQTNLVTFGDFEGPAPGTQTGIFSPGFTQGPNTTFTIDDVVAYEGDQSVRVNYGGGATNFYDVQGVGTGIPVTPGEEYTFSVWARTGGGDGDGRLAFGVLTPGYAPVTPSTVNYGTAITGAWQEFGFTFTVPSDASYSTVNVVTQYGFAQNVGEPVYVDALSLVAAVPPPPTEGDVLALGDFEAFSPGTLPGGGTVNGTNYFRQVTGTSTFVIDGSVAYEGGQSLRANYDGSATNSFQMQFVPQVALEANEEYILSFWARTNASAGPNVNVNVQDPNAGYVSYGSSGSVTLTSDWQQIAFPVTSPVGTSLNIGAQFAFPNNAGSAVWIDNLVLAPVPPEVPPPPAISFESTAFSVVEGNTVQIPLVIRRTDDSPSTVRVSLVGGAGTADVADFETTIAAVTFDGERDSEVQVVEFTVADDGVEEGNETAVFRLSAVSGTAVVEAPNVIEVTISDAPPAGGFPLVVVEAEDGDLGAEWDTASDGDVDYAFVTTDFSAGANPDPAIPQTAARVASYDVTFPAPGTYTAFVRVYVGAGAFNDDSFLLASGPGMQDPTAAAGWVVVNGLAAGGFSAPGDVVAGAGTLGAGVWKWVRASAFPNNPADDYITVAAGDLTQTIQIGGREDGLWFDKIAFGLSGEAYTVADLDAGSVGGGGGANLLAFGDFEAPEPGSALTLDSGFIEANNGTFTIVDTEAHTGDQSLRADYTGGAANAYNFQFVAQPEVEPGTEYTASVWAKSTTAGGQMQFAVQNPSDFSALGTPFYGATLSAEWTEYEITFTVPEGLESVNVGLAFGYDVNIGNAVYIDDLSLAGPGGGGDDTTPYTEVDGSYVFELEDASFFLEGENVAEVQVLTELDGNVSGPFSGDGFIYTQEGSVRVTADDLPAGEYTATLSYAAPFDGNADGFRFDRITANGVRYGDAVDCGDDDGLGFALPAGVATFTDIEITSPETDVVTVGDDGAFEFVISRCYGYNYFDTLTLTPVGGGGGNGENVVTNGSFEDGAPGVYTGAEIPGWGVRNAAGVATPAEFAVVDDAAQDGDQSLRVTVAATGANAYDIEAVATDLAVTPGATYTYSVWARSENGGGTASFTVGNQAFSEYARLGDQTLTTEWQEFTFEFTVTDQETVIRAPIHFSYAGNVGNPVYIDNLSIRDMDTAVDAPVEEPVATLSVANPIRTGATVRYSLETAGDVSVALFDMLGRQVAVVADGPAGPQERSVRLDAAGLASGVYVLRLQGEDVMVSRTVTIVR
- a CDS encoding cytochrome c oxidase assembly factor Coa1 family protein; the protein is MRGALSVLTGLVGLALFMALLWAGCSTFLKNNGAYERGVATARADPVVEKALGAPVRESWFLNGSIEGDGMTTRGSWLVRLSGERGAGTLRIAGYKADGDWRVVSMALDADDVRYVYVPGVGFRAPAEGSAVEGPPDILGH
- a CDS encoding 4-hydroxy-3-methylbut-2-enyl diphosphate reductase, whose product is MARQFDVPAFYRSPIVTRVKAARRAADPRKKDLAPSVLNFGPLRVKLARHFGFCFGVENAIEIAYRALDEHPEAAAAGRIHLLSEMIHNPHVNEDLQARGVRFLRTTAGEQLIPFSDLGPDDLVIVPAFGAPTETLAELTARGVDVQAYDTTCPFVVRVWKKGAQIGQKGFTVVVHGKRQHEETRATFSRAAADAPVVVVRDMEGTEALAAVIEGREGADFFWDRFEGMTTEGFDPGRDLARIGVVNQTTMLATETAAIAERLRQAVITRDGDDANVADTSDTLCYATKENQDATDALIASGADLAIVVGGYNSSNTSHLVELCEDAGLPTYFVKDADELVSPELIRHFDWRTKTMRETADWLPEARPVEVLLTAGASCPDALLDAVIQRLLGWVEGTRPVDDALEPFEAEPA